One genomic segment of Clostridium saccharoperbutylacetonicum N1-4(HMT) includes these proteins:
- a CDS encoding ABC-F family ATP-binding cassette domain-containing protein, whose product MIKINNLSYSFPQKDLYNDISFTLEEDQHCAFIGSSGSGKSTLIDIIMKPEDYMFDGTIEIEPNCKIGYVSQFSKVDNAKGTTVLEYLSEDYTKLQDEITSICAEMETASDMDTLLEKYQEALDTLNATFGDDFESELNKKLNLAELNNLKYTNISELSGGEFKLIQVIKEMLSKPNVMIMDEPDVFLDFANLNALRNLINSYKGIMLVITHNRYLLNHCFNKIIHLENHELQEFDGSYIDYNFSLLQSKIELQELSIADDEEIERNERIIKRLRDRAEVTGETAAGKYLKARMKFQERLEARRIKMPFVEIKQPYIRLTTNNPVEEKIALKVTDYSVSFDDILLENVNFEIKSNDKVAIIGLNGTGKTTLLKDIVKNNHPSIEIAPDIEVAYLSQLQSEILNESNTILEEFMDAGFKSYEDVEDYVSNYDFEGEILHQKIGSLSGGEKNTLQLAKISATGANMLLLDEPTSHLDIYSQMALETAIEKYNGSILMISHDYYSVANCVDYVLLIEDKTIRKMKIKKFKQMIYNKYFDKDYLELEQKKKTLEMNISIALRNTDFERAKALSEELEALIKLF is encoded by the coding sequence ATGATAAAAATTAATAACTTATCCTACTCCTTTCCACAAAAAGACTTATATAATGATATTTCTTTTACCTTAGAAGAAGATCAGCATTGTGCTTTTATAGGTTCAAGTGGTAGTGGGAAAAGTACACTTATAGATATAATTATGAAGCCTGAAGACTATATGTTTGATGGTACTATAGAAATAGAACCAAATTGTAAAATTGGATATGTAAGTCAATTCTCTAAAGTAGACAATGCAAAGGGAACTACAGTTTTAGAATATCTATCTGAAGATTACACTAAGCTTCAAGATGAAATAACTTCTATTTGTGCTGAAATGGAAACAGCTTCTGATATGGATACTTTACTTGAAAAATATCAAGAAGCTTTAGATACACTAAATGCAACCTTTGGAGATGATTTTGAAAGTGAACTTAATAAGAAATTAAATTTGGCTGAATTAAATAATCTTAAATATACTAATATTTCTGAACTTAGTGGCGGAGAGTTTAAGCTTATTCAAGTAATAAAGGAAATGCTTAGTAAACCAAACGTAATGATAATGGATGAACCTGATGTATTTTTAGATTTTGCAAATCTTAATGCTCTTAGAAATTTAATTAATTCTTACAAAGGGATAATGCTCGTTATCACTCATAACAGATATTTATTAAATCATTGTTTTAATAAAATTATACATCTAGAAAATCACGAACTCCAAGAATTTGATGGCAGCTATATAGATTATAACTTCTCATTACTTCAAAGTAAAATTGAACTACAAGAACTATCTATTGCTGATGATGAAGAAATTGAGAGAAACGAACGTATAATTAAAAGACTAAGAGATAGAGCTGAAGTCACAGGTGAAACTGCTGCTGGAAAATATCTAAAAGCTAGAATGAAATTTCAAGAAAGATTAGAAGCTCGTAGAATAAAAATGCCTTTTGTTGAAATTAAGCAGCCATATATTCGCTTAACTACTAATAATCCCGTGGAAGAAAAAATAGCTTTAAAAGTTACTGATTATAGTGTTAGCTTTGATGATATACTTTTAGAAAATGTTAACTTTGAAATTAAATCTAATGATAAAGTAGCTATTATAGGATTAAACGGTACTGGAAAAACAACTTTGCTTAAAGACATAGTCAAAAATAATCATCCTTCTATAGAAATAGCTCCTGACATAGAAGTAGCGTATTTATCTCAACTTCAAAGTGAAATATTAAATGAATCAAATACAATACTTGAAGAATTCATGGATGCAGGCTTTAAAAGTTACGAAGATGTAGAAGACTATGTTTCAAACTATGATTTTGAAGGAGAAATACTACATCAAAAGATTGGATCATTATCTGGTGGCGAAAAAAATACACTTCAATTAGCTAAAATTTCTGCTACTGGAGCAAATATGCTACTTTTAGATGAACCAACAAGTCATTTAGACATTTATTCACAAATGGCTCTTGAAACAGCAATAGAAAAATACAATGGTTCCATTTTAATGATATCCCATGATTACTATTCTGTAGCAAATTGCGTAGATTATGTTTTGCTTATTGAAGACAAAACCATTAGAAAAATGAAAATCAAAAAATTTAAGCAGATGATTTATAATAAATACTTTGATAAAGATTATTTAGAACTTGAACAAAAGAAAAAAACTTTAGAAATGAACATATCTATAGCTCTTAGAAATACTGATTTTGAACGAGCAAAAGCTTTATCTGAAGAACTTGAAGCTCTCATTAAATTATTTTAG
- a CDS encoding leucine-rich repeat domain-containing protein encodes MKKSKLTKVIACALVVASVLLLKPIGASAEWKQDKNGWWWYSEGSSWATGWRVINGNLYYFDSRGFMLDNRPNDFQSEYSINSSGQFENITFEGAWAFYKQTGKIVAYLGTDSNVVIPDKIDNVLVTSIGNKAFYKNKNIINITIPNSVKTIERSAFYGSISLKSINIPASVKSIDGQALLGCNNLTSITVDENNTSFKSIDGILYSKDGNKLLCYPSGKADEKFAIPNGVTELGGNAFYGNVNLKSIEIPSSVTIIGGSAFDRCKNLSKITIPNGVTSIGIGMFYGCTDLSSVTIPNSVTRIEHSAFQDCTGLSSITIPNSVTRIDIGAFSGCKNTIFNVKSEAVKQLLIESGVNVSKIIVNS; translated from the coding sequence ATGAAGAAGTCAAAATTAACAAAAGTAATAGCTTGTGCATTAGTAGTTGCTTCAGTATTATTACTAAAACCAATAGGTGCAAGTGCAGAATGGAAGCAGGATAAGAATGGCTGGTGGTGGTATTCAGAAGGAAGTTCATGGGCCACAGGCTGGAGAGTAATTAATGGAAATTTATATTATTTTGATTCAAGAGGTTTTATGTTGGATAATAGGCCAAATGATTTTCAAAGCGAGTATAGCATTAATAGCAGTGGTCAATTTGAAAATATCACATTTGAAGGTGCATGGGCCTTTTATAAGCAAACTGGTAAAATTGTAGCATATTTAGGGACTGACAGCAATGTAGTAATTCCAGATAAAATTGATAATGTTTTAGTAACTAGCATAGGGAATAAGGCGTTCTATAAAAATAAAAATATAATAAATATAACCATTCCTAATAGTGTAAAAACTATAGAAAGATCAGCATTTTACGGATCTATTAGCTTAAAAAGTATTAATATTCCTGCTAGTGTGAAAAGTATAGATGGGCAAGCTTTATTAGGCTGCAACAATTTAACAAGTATAACCGTAGATGAGAATAATACAAGTTTTAAGAGTATTGATGGTATATTATATAGTAAAGATGGAAACAAATTATTGTGTTATCCTAGTGGAAAAGCCGACGAAAAGTTTGCAATTCCTAATGGTGTTACTGAACTTGGAGGTAATGCTTTTTATGGAAATGTTAACTTAAAAAGTATAGAGATACCTAGCAGCGTAACAATTATCGGAGGAAGTGCTTTTGATAGATGTAAGAATTTAAGCAAAATAACTATTCCTAATGGAGTTACAAGTATTGGAATTGGTATGTTTTATGGGTGTACAGACTTAAGCAGCGTAACTATTCCTAATAGTGTTACAAGGATAGAACATAGTGCTTTTCAAGACTGTACTGGCTTAAGTAGCATAACCATTCCTAATAGCGTAACTAGAATAGATATTGGTGCATTTAGCGGGTGTAAAAACACTATATTTAATGTAAAGAGTGAAGCAGTGAAGCAACTTTTAATTGAATCTGGTGTAAATGTGAGTAAGATTATAGTAAACTCTTAA